The Collimonas fungivorans Ter331 genome has a segment encoding these proteins:
- the araD1 gene encoding AraD1 family protein: MLLIQFKQADGQRRIGVLEDDGRKIHVVEGFASTYALAQAAIAGSRSLQELAAAALGGTVLDYTEVAQAGRLLPPLDHGDSAHCYVTGTGLTHLGSADGRDAMHKKISDVDSLTDSMKMFRMGLEGGKPQPGTAGVQPEWFYKGDGSIVCAGEQALTMPHFALDGGEEPEIAALYVIGPDGTPCRLGFAIGNEFSDHVTERQNYLYLAHSKLRVCAVGPALLLGDLPPHVEGMSRIRDISGRVRWEKPFVSGEENMSHTVANLEHHHFKYPLFRRPGDVHIHFFGTATLSCSDGIQVAPGETFEIDVAAFGPPLRNRLAVETLPAPRIRQL; the protein is encoded by the coding sequence ATGTTGTTGATTCAATTCAAGCAGGCCGACGGCCAGCGCCGGATCGGCGTACTGGAAGACGACGGCCGCAAAATCCATGTGGTGGAAGGCTTTGCCTCGACTTACGCTCTGGCGCAAGCGGCGATTGCCGGCAGCCGTTCATTGCAAGAACTTGCCGCTGCCGCGCTCGGCGGCACCGTGCTGGATTACACCGAGGTAGCGCAAGCCGGGCGCCTGCTGCCGCCGCTGGATCACGGCGACAGCGCCCATTGCTACGTCACCGGCACCGGCCTGACCCACCTGGGCAGCGCCGACGGCCGCGACGCCATGCACAAGAAAATCAGCGATGTCGACAGCCTGACCGATAGCATGAAGATGTTCCGCATGGGCCTGGAAGGCGGCAAGCCGCAGCCGGGAACGGCGGGCGTGCAGCCGGAATGGTTCTACAAGGGCGACGGCAGCATCGTCTGCGCCGGCGAACAGGCGCTGACGATGCCGCATTTTGCGCTGGATGGCGGCGAAGAGCCTGAGATCGCCGCGTTGTATGTGATTGGACCGGACGGCACGCCATGCCGGCTCGGTTTTGCGATCGGCAACGAATTTTCCGACCATGTCACCGAGCGCCAGAATTACCTCTACCTGGCGCACTCCAAGCTGCGCGTCTGCGCGGTCGGCCCGGCCTTGCTGCTGGGAGATTTACCGCCGCACGTGGAAGGCATGTCGCGCATCCGCGACATCAGCGGCCGGGTCCGCTGGGAAAAACCGTTTGTCAGCGGCGAAGAGAACATGTCGCATACCGTGGCCAACCTGGAGCACCACCATTTCAAATATCCGCTGTTCCGGCGTCCGGGAGATGTGCATATCCATTTCTTCGGCACCGCCACCCTGAGCTGTTCGGATGGCATCCAGGTGGCGCCGGGAGAAACATTCGAGATCGACGTCGCTGCCTTCGGGCCGCCGCTGCGCAACCGGCTGGCGGTCGAGACCTTGCCAGCGCCGCGCATCCGTCAGTTGTAA
- a CDS encoding IlvD/Edd family dehydratase encodes MTVDKKHPLQNTRPLRSAEWFGSNDKNGMMYRSWMKNQGIPDHEFQGKPIIGICNTWSELTPCNAHFRKIAEHVKRGISEAGGFPVEFPVFSNGESNLRPTAMLTRNLASMDVEESIRGNPMDAVVLLVGCDKTTPALLMGAASCDVPAIVVTGGPMLNGKHEGKDLGSGTAVWQLSEAVKGGEISMHQFLAAEAGMSRSAGTCNTMGTASTMACMAEALGTSLPHNAAIPAVDARRYVLAHMSGMRIVDMVWEDLRLSKILTREAFENAIRVNAAIGGSTNAVIHLKAIAARIGVPLELEDWTRIGRGTPTLVDLQPSGRFLMEEFYYAGGLPGVLRRLGEAGLLPHKDALTVNGKSLWENNQDAPIYNDEVIRVIDKPLIDDGGICILRGNLAPRGAVLKPSAATPALMQHRGKAVVFEDFAHYKARINDPELDVDASSVLVMKNCGPKGYPGMAEVGNMGLPPKLLAQGIKDMVRISDARMSGTAYGTVVLHVAPEAAAGGPLGIVQDGDWIELDCAGGRLHLDISDAEMAQRQVAREAVNAAAVTAHSGYQRLYIDRVLQADEGCDFDFLVGCRGSAVPKHSH; translated from the coding sequence ATGACTGTCGATAAAAAGCATCCGCTCCAAAATACACGCCCGCTGCGCTCGGCCGAATGGTTCGGCAGCAACGACAAGAACGGCATGATGTACCGCAGCTGGATGAAGAACCAGGGAATTCCCGACCATGAATTCCAGGGTAAGCCGATCATCGGCATCTGCAATACCTGGTCCGAGCTGACGCCGTGCAACGCCCATTTCCGCAAGATCGCCGAACACGTCAAGCGCGGCATTTCGGAAGCGGGCGGATTCCCGGTGGAGTTCCCGGTATTTTCCAACGGCGAATCGAACCTGCGGCCGACCGCCATGCTGACTCGTAACCTGGCCAGCATGGATGTGGAAGAGTCGATCCGCGGCAATCCGATGGATGCGGTAGTGCTGCTGGTGGGCTGCGACAAGACTACGCCGGCCTTGCTGATGGGCGCCGCCAGCTGCGACGTCCCGGCAATCGTGGTGACTGGCGGCCCTATGCTGAACGGCAAGCACGAAGGCAAGGACCTGGGTTCCGGCACTGCCGTCTGGCAGCTGAGCGAAGCGGTCAAGGGCGGCGAGATCAGCATGCACCAGTTCCTGGCGGCGGAAGCCGGCATGTCGCGCTCGGCCGGCACTTGCAACACCATGGGCACGGCTTCGACCATGGCTTGCATGGCCGAGGCGCTGGGCACGTCGCTGCCGCACAATGCGGCGATTCCGGCGGTCGATGCGCGCCGTTATGTGCTGGCGCACATGTCAGGCATGCGGATTGTCGACATGGTGTGGGAAGACCTGCGCTTGTCGAAGATACTGACCCGCGAAGCGTTTGAAAACGCGATCCGGGTCAATGCCGCGATCGGCGGCTCGACCAACGCCGTGATCCATCTGAAGGCGATCGCCGCCCGCATCGGCGTGCCGCTGGAACTGGAAGACTGGACCCGCATCGGCCGCGGCACGCCGACCCTGGTCGACCTGCAGCCCTCCGGCCGCTTCCTGATGGAAGAGTTTTATTACGCCGGCGGTTTACCCGGCGTATTGCGCCGCCTGGGCGAAGCAGGACTGCTGCCGCACAAGGATGCCCTGACGGTGAACGGCAAATCGCTGTGGGAAAACAACCAGGACGCGCCTATCTATAACGACGAGGTGATCCGCGTCATCGACAAGCCCCTGATCGACGACGGCGGCATCTGCATCCTGCGCGGCAACCTGGCGCCGCGCGGCGCGGTGCTCAAGCCGTCTGCCGCCACGCCGGCACTGATGCAGCATCGCGGCAAGGCGGTAGTGTTCGAAGACTTCGCGCATTACAAGGCGCGCATCAACGATCCCGAACTGGATGTCGACGCCAGCTCGGTGCTGGTGATGAAAAATTGCGGCCCCAAGGGTTATCCCGGCATGGCCGAGGTCGGCAACATGGGTTTGCCGCCGAAACTGCTGGCGCAGGGCATCAAGGACATGGTGCGGATTTCGGATGCCCGCATGAGCGGCACCGCCTACGGCACGGTGGTGCTGCACGTGGCGCCGGAAGCTGCCGCCGGCGGACCGTTGGGCATCGTGCAGGATGGCGACTGGATAGAACTGGATTGCGCCGGCGGCCGTTTGCACCTGGATATCAGCGATGCCGAAATGGCGCAGCGCCAGGTGGCCAGGGAAGCGGTGAACGCCGCAGCGGTGACGGCGCACAGCGGCTACCAGCGTCTGTACATAGACCGGGTATTGCAGGCCGACGAAGGCTGCGATTTCGATTTCCTGGTCGGATGCCGCGGCTCGGCCGTACCTAAGCACTCCCACTAA
- a CDS encoding aldehyde dehydrogenase (NADP(+)): MNITGESLIGASRIKGGGAAFFAFNPATASNIEPAFHTAGKVEIDCACDLARIAFDPYRATDPETRARFLESIAANILALGDQLIERAMSESGLPRARLEGERGRTMGQLKLFAEVLREGSWQDARIDPALPERQPLPRVDLRLRMIALGPVAVFGASNFPLAFSVAGGDTAAALAAGCPVVVKAHPAHPGTSELVGRAIQQAVAAAGLPEGVFSLLTGVGNELGAALVRHPVIQAVGFTGSRQGGLALMAAAAARPQPIPVYAEMSSINPVFLLPQALAGKAEALATAFVDSLVLGVGQFCTNPGLVLALQGPDLERFSAAAAAQLAQRNAATMLTAGIHHAYQNGVGRLAANSRVRQLSQGVASDAAVSGVPALFSASAQDFLADPHLSEEIFGPASLLVACRDLGEMFAVAEHLEGQLTATLQMADGDHETVRGLLPILERKVGRILANGFPTGVEVSYSMVHGGPFPATSDSRATSVGTAAIQRFLRPVSYQNLPQDLLPAAVQDSNPLAIWQRINGQLKK, from the coding sequence ATGAATATTACGGGCGAATCCCTGATCGGCGCCTCCCGTATCAAAGGCGGCGGCGCTGCCTTTTTTGCTTTTAATCCCGCTACCGCAAGCAATATCGAACCGGCATTCCATACCGCCGGCAAAGTCGAAATCGACTGTGCCTGCGATCTTGCGCGCATTGCTTTCGATCCTTATCGCGCGACCGATCCGGAAACCCGTGCGCGTTTCCTGGAAAGCATCGCTGCAAATATCCTGGCGCTCGGCGACCAGCTGATAGAACGTGCGATGAGCGAAAGCGGCTTGCCGCGCGCCCGGCTGGAAGGCGAACGCGGCCGCACCATGGGGCAGCTCAAGCTGTTTGCAGAAGTGCTGCGCGAAGGTTCCTGGCAGGATGCGCGCATCGACCCGGCGCTGCCGGAGCGTCAGCCTTTGCCGCGGGTCGACCTGCGTCTGCGCATGATTGCGCTGGGGCCGGTGGCGGTGTTCGGCGCCAGCAATTTTCCGCTGGCGTTTTCAGTCGCCGGCGGCGATACCGCGGCAGCGCTGGCGGCAGGTTGCCCGGTGGTGGTCAAAGCCCATCCGGCCCATCCCGGCACATCGGAACTGGTTGGCCGCGCGATCCAGCAAGCGGTGGCGGCAGCGGGTTTGCCGGAAGGCGTATTTTCCCTGCTGACCGGCGTCGGCAACGAACTTGGCGCCGCACTGGTCAGGCATCCGGTGATCCAGGCAGTCGGCTTTACCGGCTCGCGCCAGGGCGGGCTGGCCTTGATGGCGGCGGCTGCCGCACGGCCGCAACCGATTCCGGTGTATGCTGAAATGAGCAGCATCAATCCAGTGTTCCTGCTGCCGCAGGCATTGGCCGGCAAGGCTGAAGCGCTGGCTACGGCATTTGTCGATTCACTGGTGCTGGGCGTCGGCCAGTTCTGCACCAATCCCGGCCTGGTGCTGGCGCTACAGGGACCGGATCTTGAGCGTTTCAGCGCCGCCGCTGCGGCACAGCTGGCGCAGCGCAATGCCGCTACCATGCTGACAGCCGGCATCCATCACGCATATCAAAACGGCGTCGGCCGGCTTGCCGCCAATTCCCGCGTGCGCCAGCTGAGCCAGGGCGTCGCCAGCGATGCCGCCGTCAGCGGCGTGCCTGCTTTGTTCAGCGCCAGCGCCCAGGATTTCCTGGCCGATCCGCATTTGTCGGAAGAGATATTCGGACCTGCGTCATTGCTGGTCGCCTGCCGCGACCTGGGCGAGATGTTTGCCGTGGCCGAGCACCTGGAAGGGCAGTTGACCGCGACGCTGCAGATGGCAGACGGCGACCATGAAACCGTACGCGGATTGCTGCCTATCCTGGAGCGCAAGGTTGGACGGATCCTGGCGAATGGCTTTCCGACCGGGGTCGAGGTATCGTATTCGATGGTCCATGGCGGACCGTTCCCGGCGACATCGGACAGCCGCGCCACCTCGGTCGGCACCGCAGCCATCCAGCGTTTCCTGCGCCCGGTTTCTTATCAGAACCTGCCGCAAGACCTGTTGCCCGCGGCCGTCCAGGACAGCAATCCGCTGGCGATCTGGCAGCGCATCAACGGTCAATTGAAAAAATAA